GCCCTGACAGGCCGGACAGCGTGCCGGTTTCTCCCCGCGCGCACGGCGACCGGTCACCAGGCGGCCAGGCGGCGCCGAAGCTCCTCCTCCGAGACGTCTTCCACGTGGGTCAGAAATACCCATATGTGACCCGAAGGGTCCTTGAGGATGACGGTGCGGTCGCCGTGGAACATGTCCTTCGGCGGCTGGAGGATCTCGGCGCCGGCGGCTTCTGCGCGCTGCGCCAGACTGTCGACGTCCGGCACGAAGACATGCAGCGTGACGGACGTGCCTCCGCCGAGCGAGGTCGGCGCGGCGAATGAGGCGGCCTCCGCCTCGTCCGTGCTGGCGTCGCCCAGCATCAGGGCCGACCCTCCGATGGTGATCTCGGCGTGCAGAATCCCGCCGCCCGGAGCGTCGATCCTGAAGTCCTCACGGGCACCGAACGCCCGCTGGTAGAAATCGATCGCCGCAGCGGCGTCGTCGACCATGATGTGCGGGACCACCGCGTAGTGGTAGCGGTCGGGGATCTCGATGTGGGCTGTGCGCTCGGTCATGGCGAACCTCCTTGAGAAGGACCGCTGGTCGGTTCCTGCGGCTCTGCAAGAAACCTAGAAGCTCAAGTTTGGTTGAGGTCAAGCGCCGATGCAGCCCAGCAGGTGCCTGCTCGCAGGGCACCTGCAGGCCCTGCCCCGGCAATCGGAAGGCGCAGCTCGCCGACTCGGGCGCTCACTCGAGGAAATCGACCACGTCAACGGCGATCGGCTGGACAACCGTTGACAGAACCTCCGCTACCTGTGCCCGTCCTGCCACGGCCAAACGGCGACATTCTCCCGTCGTTTCCTCTCACGCCGCAGAGGGCAGTACTCTTTTCCATGCCTTGCGCCCGTACGCCATCGGTGAGCGGCGATCTTTAGGTGGTCGTGTATGTCGGTTCGAATCCGACCGGGCGCACCACGCGGGCGTGGCCCGGCTTCCTCCGGACCGGAGGAAGCCGGGCCACGTTCTGTCAGCCCAGCAGATCCCGACTGTCAGCCCAGTAGTTCCCGAACCACGGGTACCAGCGCGCGGAACGCCTTGCCGCGGTGGCTGATCGCGTTCTTCTCCGCCGGGGTCAGCTCCGCGCAGGTACGCGTCACTCCCTCCGGCTGGAGGATCGGGTCGTAGCCGAAGCCGCCCGTGCCCGTCGGGGTGTGGCGCAGAGTGCCCAACAGGCGTCCCTCGACCACACGTTCCGTGCCGTCCGGGAGTGCCAGGGCCGCCGCGCAGGTGAAGTGCGCGCCGCGGTGGGCTTCGTCGATGTCGGAGAGCTGAGCCAGGAGCAGGTTGAGGTTGGCGGTGTCGTCGCCGTGGGTGCCGGCCCACCTCGCGGAGAAGATGCCGGGCGCGCCGCCGAGGACGTCGACACAGAGGCCGGAGTCGTCGGCAACCGCCGGCAGGCCGGTGGCCCGGGCCAGGGCGTGGGCCTTGAGGAGTGCGTTCTCGGCGAAGGTGACGCCGGTTTCCTTGACGTCGGGAATGTCGGGATAGGCATCCGCGCCGACGAGGTCGTGGGTGAGGCCCGAGTCGGCGAGGACGGCCTTGAGTTCGGTGATTTTCCCGGCGTTGCGGGTGGCGAGGATCAGACGGGTCATGCCCCCGATTATCCGGGTGTGCAGACCTTGCCGATTTCGCCCGCCGCTTCGGTGACCGGTGTGATGTCCGGGGTGTTGTCGCCGGTCTCGATCGACTTGCGGACGTTGTCGACGCCGGTGTTGAGCTTGTCGACGGCCTTGCTGAGGTCGGCGTTGTCGGTCTTGTCGCCGAGGCTCTTCAGTTCCTTGTCGATGTCGTCGAGGGCCTGACGGGCCGTGGCCGGGTCATCGGTGGCGCTGGAGACGGCCTGCTGGAGCTTGTCGACGCTGGTGGCGATCGCATCGGCGGTCTCGACGCAGTCGAGGGCCTTGTCGATGGCGGCGCAGCCGACGGTGATCGGTACGACCAGTACGGCGGTTGCGAACGTGAGTGCTGCTATGCGGCGACGCGCAGACATGGAACGGTCCTCCCCGGATACGGACGGGCGCACGGTTCGGCCCGTGCGCCCGTGAGTGTAACGACGCTCTGCGGATTGTTCTTGGTTCCCTCTTTACCTTTCCAGCGTGCCCTCGAGGGCGACGGACTGGAGCGCGGCAAGGTCGGCGCAGCCGCCGGTGGCCAGGTCGAGGAGGGCGTTGAGCTCCTTGCGGTCGAAGGGCTCGGCCTCGGCGGTGCCCTGGACCTCGACGAAGCGGCCGTCGCCGGTGCAGACGACATTCATGTCTGTCTCGGCGCGCACGTCCTCCTCGTAACAGAGGTCGAGGAGCGGGACGCCGTCGACGATGCCGACGCTGACGGCGGCGACGGTGCCGGTGAGCGGCTTGCGGCCGGCCTTGACGAGCTTCTCGCCCTGGGCCCAGGTGACGGCGTCGGCGAGTGCGACGTACGCACCGGTGATCGCGGCGGTGCGGGTGCCGCCGTCGGCCTGCAGTACGTCGCAGTCGAGGACGACGGTGTTCTCGCCGAGGGCCTTGAAGTCGATGACGGCGCGCAGCGAGCGGCCGATGAGCCGGCTGATCTCGTGGGTGCGACCGCCGATCTTGCCGCGTACGGATTCGCGGTCGCCCCGGGTGTTGGTGGAACGCGGCAGCATCGAGTACTCGGCGGTGACCCACCCTTCACCGCTTCCCTTGCGCCAGCGCGGGACGCCTTCGGTGACGGAGGCGGTGCAGAAGACCTTGGTGTCGCCGAAGGCGATGAGGACGGAGCCCTCGGCGTGCTTGCTCCATCCGCGTTCGATGGTGACCGGGCGGAGCTGTTCGGCGGTGCGGCCGTCGATTCGAGACATGGTGCGGAGCCTATCGGCAGATGCGTGAGGGGCCCGTTCCGGTGTGGAACGGGCCCCTCACGAACGAGTTCAGCGGCTCGGCGGCTCGGCGGCTCGGCGGCACACTGGACCGAGGGCTCAGCGACTCACATCATGTCTTCGATGTCGGCGGCGATGGGGTCGGCGTCCGTGCCGATGACGACCTGGATGGCGGTGCCCATCTTCACGACGCCGTGGGCGCCGGCGGCCTTGAGAGCAGCCTCATCGACCTTGCTCGGGTCCACAACTTCGGTACGGAGGCGGGTGATACAGCCTTCGATCTCTTCGATGTTGTCGATTCCGCCGAGCCCGGCGACGATCTTCTCAGCCTTACTGGCCATGTCTTTCTCCCTGCGTCTCAAGAGCGCTGAGCGCTGCCTCGACCCACCGTCGGTCCGCTTCGTCACGGTAACTCACGGTTGGCCCATCTTCGCGGGCGAGTAACCGCCTCGTACCGAATGATGACGATCACCAGTGCCGTGTCTCGCGACCGGGCACCGGGGCCGTATCGCAACTGGTCTACACCAGTCTGCATCGGCTGCCAAGCCAGGCCCGTTTCCGGGAGGACGCCGATGAGCTCCGACAGCGCTGCCCCGCCGCGGCAGAAGTGGTGGAACGGGCTGTTCCAGGGGCTGCAGAAGGTCGGACGCAGCCTCCAGCTCCCGGTCGCGGTTCTGCCGGCGGCCGGCCTGCTCGTCAGCCTCGGCAACCTGTTCTCGGCTTATCTGACCGGCCCCTTCTGGGACAAGACGGCCAAGGTCCTCACGCTGGGCGGCACAGCGATCCTGGACGGCGCGTTCGGTCTGCCCCTGCTGTTCTGCATCGGTGTCGCGATCGGCTTCGCGAAGAAGGCCGACGGTTCGACCGCACTCGCGGCGGTCGCCGGCTTCCTGGTCTACAGCAACGTCCTGAAGGCGTTCCCCGTCGACGGCACGGTCACCGAGCTGCTCCCGGACGGGAAGCCGCAGAATCCCGGCGTCCTCGGCGGCATCGTGATCGGCCTGCTGACCGCGGTGATCTGGCAGCGTTACCACCGCACGAAACTCGTCGACTGGCTCGGCTTCTTCAACGGCCGGCGGCTGGTGCCGATCATCATGGCGTTCCTCTGCACGATCCTCGGCGTGCTGTTCGGGCTGCTGTGGGAGCCGGTGGGCGACGCGCTGACCGCGTTCTCCAAGCAGCTGATCGGCATGGGCGCGTGGGGCGCGGGCATCTTCGGTGTCGCCAACCGGCTGCTGATCCCGATCGGGATGCACCAGTTCCTGAACACGTTCTTCTGGTTCCAGGCGGGCGAGTACACGACACCGGACGGCAAGGTCGTCCAGGGCGACCTGACGCGCTTCTTCGCGGAGGACCCTTCGGCCGGCCAGTTCATGTCGGGCTTCTTCCCGATCATGATGTTCGGCCTCCCGGCCGCAGCCCTCGCCATCGCGCACTGCGCCCGTCCCGAGCACCGCAAGAGGGTCATGGGTCTCATGATTTCCGTCGGCCTCACCTCGTTCGTCACGGGTGTGACCGAGCCGCTCGAGTTCTCGTTCCTGTTCGCGGCTCCCCTGCTGTACGGCGTGCACGCGCTGTTGACAGGTGCGTCGATGGCGATCACCTGGGCCTTGGGCGTGCACGCGGGCTTCAGCTTCTCGGCCGGCCTGATCGACTACGTCGTCAACTGGCACCTCGACACCAAGCCATGGCTGATCATTCCGATCGGTCTGTGCTTCGCGGTCGTCTACTACGTGATCTTCCGCTTCGCGATCACGAAGTTCGACATCCGCACCCCCGGCCGCGAACCGGAAGAGATCGAGCAGCAGCTGGACCAGGAGAGCATCAAGTAGCCCCCGGGCCGACGGGCCCTCCGACCCACGCCCGTATCCACCCATAAGGCACCGGGACCCCCTGACCTGCGGTCAGATATCAGGCATTTCACCCTGTGGTTGAGTCCGTAAAAATAGAAGGTTCCTTATCTCACCCTCACCGTGCTAAAACTGGTCTACACCACTCAGTGGTGTAGACCACGCGGCCGTCGCCGCGTTCCCCTTGAGACGCCGCCCTCCCCCGTGTCTGTCCCCATGGCGGCGCCTTGCCCACTGGAGGAAGTTGATGTCCACGGCTAGCGCCGCCCCCGCGGCGGACAAGAAGAACAAGGGCGCAGGCGCGATGGCTGTCATGCAGCGCATCGGCCGCAGCCTCATGCTGCCGGTCGCGGTACTGCCCGCAGCCGCGCTGCTGGTCCGTTTCGGCCAGCCCGACATGCTCGGCAGGAGCTCGTTCCCGACTTTCGTCACCAAGATCGCCGGATACATGGCAGCCGGTGGCGACGCGATCCTCGCCAATATGGCGCTGCTGTTCGCCGTCGGCATCGCGATCGGCTTCGCCAAGAAGTCGGACGGCTCGACCGCGCTCGCGGCCGTCGCCGGATACCTGGTCTTCAAGAACGTGCTGGCCACGTTCACCGACCCGAACCTGGACAAGGTCGCCAAGGTCATCGACGGCAAGATCGTCATGACCGAGGCCCCGGTGGACGCCAAGGTCCTCGGCGGCGTGGTGATGGGCATCATCGTCGCCCTGCTCTACCAGAAGTTCTACCGGACCAAGCTGCCCGACTGGGCCGGCTTCTTCGGCGGCCGCCGCCTCGTACCGATCCTCTCCGCCTTCGCGGGTCTGGTCGTCGGCATAATCTTCGGCCTGATCTGGCCGGTCCTCGGCACGGGTCTGCACAACTTCGGTGAGTGGCTGGTCGGCTCGGGCGCGGTCGGCGCGGGCATCTTCGGTGTCGCGAACCGTGCGCTGATCCCGATCGGCATGCACCACCTGCTGAACTCCTTCCCGTGGTTCCAGGCCGGTTCCTACGAGGGCAAGAGCGGCGACATCGCCCGCTTCCTCCAGGGCGACCCGAGCGCCGGACAGTTCATGACCGGCTTCTTCCCGATCATGATGTTCGCCCTCCCGGCGGCCTGCCTCGCGATCGTGCACTGCGCCCGTCCCGAGCGCCGCAAGGTCATCGGCGGCATGATGTTCTCCCTCGCGCTCACGTCCTTCGTCACCGGTGTGACCGAGCCGATCGAGTTCACGTTCATGTTCATCGCCCCTGCGCTGTACGCGGTCCACGCGGTGCTGACCGGTGTCTCGATGGCCCTGACCTGGGCGCTGGGCATGAAGGACGGCTTCGGCTTCTCGGCCGGTGCGGTGGACTACTTCCTCAACCTGGGCATCGCGTCCAACCCGTGGGGCCTGGCGCTGGTCGGACTCTGTTTCGCGGCGCTCTACTACGTGGTCTTCCGCTTCGCGATCACCAAGTTCAACCTTCCGACGCCGGGCCGCGAGTCCGACGAGGAGCTCGCCGAGCTGCAGAAGGCCGAGGCGAAGTAAGCCTCGTCGCATTACGGACCGAAGCCCCTGCCTTTTCGTACGAAAGGCAGGGGCTTCGGCGCGCCTGGATCCTAGATCTCGTAGACCGCGCCCGGCGTGGCGATCTCGGTCGGTCCTTCGTAGACCGCGCGGGCGTCGCCCAGGTTCTGCCGGGGGTCCGTCCACGGCGGGATGTGGGTCAGCACGAGCCGGCCGACATTCGCGCGCTGCGCCTGTGCGCCGGCCTCGCGTCCGTTGAGGTGGACGTCCCGGACGTCCTCCTTGCCATGCGTGAAGGACGCCTCGCACAGGAACAGATCGGCACCGTCGGCGAGTTCGTGCAGGGCCTCGCAGACGCCGGTGTCGCCGGAGTACGTGAGCGTTCTGCCGGCGTGCTCCAGCCGGATGGCGTACGCCTCGACCGGGTGGCGCACCTTCTCCGTACGGACGGAGAACGGGCCTATGTGGAAACTGCCGGACTTGAGCGTGTGGAAGTCGAAGACCTCGCCCATCGCGGAGGGGGAGGGGATGTCCGCGTACGCGGTGGTCAGACGCTGCTCGGTGCCTTCCGGGCCGTAGACCGGGAGGGCGGCGGCACGGCCGCCGTCGTGGCGGTAGTAGCGAGCGACGAAATATCCGCACATGTCGATGCAGTGATCAGCGTGGAGATGGCTGAGGAAGATGGCGTCGAGGTCGTAGAGACCCACATGGCGCTGCAGCTCGCCCAGGGCGCCGTTGCCCATGTCGAGGAGCAGCCGGAAGCCGTCGGCCTCTACGAGGTAGCTGGAGCAGGCCGAATCCGCGGACGGAAACGACCCCGAGCAGCCGACGACGGTGAGCTTCATGGAGCTTGAACCTCCGTTGACGGGGAGGGCTGGGGGAAGGTCGTGCGGTTTGTTGAGCGTAAGGCGCAAAAGGGCCGGTCGCTCCTCGGTGGCGGGCTGTTGTGGGGGAACTCACCTGCGCTGTCACCGGTTCGGGGGGAACCAGTCATGTGGTGAGCGTGGGCCGGGGGCGTTGGGGGTTGCTGTCCGGTGGGTGGTTTCCACCACCGGTTCGCGGGGGCGCCGCTCATGTGGTCGAGGTGAGCCGGGGGCGTTGGGGGGGTGCCGGGACGGCGGTCCCGTGTGGGCGTGGGGGTGCTGTCCGATGGGTGGTTTTCGCCGGCGTACCCGGAGGCGCGCACGCGGCGGTCCGCCGGTAACGTCTGGGGTATGGACACGTCGTGGTGGCTCGCGGTGCTCGCCGTGGTGGTGATCGCGCTGGTCGCCACGGTGAGGGACGGGCGAGGCCGCGGCGCGGGCCGCCGCCCGGGTGGACGCGCCCGCCCGCCGGGCCGGCCGACGGGCCCCCGGCGCGGGCCGAAGCGGCGGCCGCAGCCGGGCGAGATCTGGTGGGCTGCTGTGCCGTACGAGGACGGGCCCGGGTCGAAGGACCGGCCCTGTCTGGTGCTGTCGGTGCGAGGCCGGACGGTGCAGGTCGCGAAGATCACCAGCAAGTACCACGATGAGCGGTCGGGCGTGATCTCGCTGCCACCCGGCACGGTGGGCGACGCGCGCGGGCGGGCGAGCTTTCTGGAGACGGATGAGCTGCGTGAGCTGGGGGTGTGGGACTTCAGGCGACGGGTCGGGGTGGTGGACCCGAACGTATGGGACCAGGTCCGGCACTTGGCCGCGTGAGCCGTCCGAGGCGGCGGGCGTTGCCCGTGACCCGGGCCGTGGGCGCCGCCCGAGCCCTGGCGAAAGCCCGCCGACCGCACACACGTCGCGCGGCGCACAGACCTGGCTGACCGTGGCCCGGGCCGACGCCCCCGCCTGCGCCGCCCGGCGCCGAGGTGAGCGCGCCGACTCACGCCCCCGTACCCGCGGATGCGACGGCGGGCGGGTGGGGAAACCCCCGCACCCGCGATGCCGCTACGCCCAGAGCTGCCCCTGCAGCGTCTCGATCGCCGCTTCCGTCGTCTCCGCCGTGTAGACCCCCGTCGACAGGTACTTCCAGCCGCCGTCCGCGACGACGAACACGATGTCCGCCTGCTCGCCCGCCTTGACCGCCTTCTTGCCGACACCGATCGCCGCGTGCAGCGCCGCTCCCGTCGAGACGCCCGCGAAAATGCCCTCCTGCTGGAGGAGTTCACGGGTGCGGGTGACCGCGTCCGCCGAACCGACCGAGAAGCGGGTGGTCAGGACCGAGGCGTCGTACAGCTCGGGGACGAAGCCCTCGTCCAGGTTGCGCAGGCCGTAGACCAGGTCGTCGTAGCGCGGCTCCGCGGCCACGATGCGGATGCCCGGAACGTGTTCACGCAGGTAGCGGCCCACGCCCATCAGCGTGCCCGTGGTGCCCAGGCCCGCCACGAAGTGGGTGATCGACGGGAGGTCCGCGAGGATCTCCGGGCCCGTAGTGGCGTAGTGCGCGCCCGCGTTGTCCGGGTTGCCGTACTGGTAGAGCATCACCCAGTCCGGGTGCTCGGCCGCCAGCTCCTTGGCCACGCGTACGGCCGTGTTGGAGCCGCCCGCCGCCGGCGAGGGGATGATCTCCGCGCCCCACATCGCGAGCAGCTGACGGCGCTCCTCGCTCGTGTTCTCCGGCATCACGCACACGATGCGGTAGCCCTTGAGCTTCGCCGCCATGGCCAGCGAGATGCCGGTGTTGCCGCTGGTGGGCTCAAGGATCGTGCAGCCCGGCGTCAGGCGGCCGTCCTTCTCCGCCTGTTCGATCATGTGGAGCGCGGGGCGGTCCTTGATCGAGCCGGTCGGGTTGCGGTCCTCGAGCTTGGCCCAGATGCGGACGTCCCCCGACGGGGACAGGCGCGGGAGGCGGACCAGCGGTGTGTTGCCGACCGCCGCGAGCGGAGAGTCGTAACGCATCAGCGCATGCCACCGGCGACGGCCGGGAGGATCGTGACGCTGTCGCCGTCGGTGAGCTTGGTGGAGATGCCGTCCAGGAAGCGGACGTCCTCGTCGTTGAGGTACACGTTCACGAAGCGGCGCAGCTGGTCGCCGTCGACGATGCGCTCCTGGATGCCGTTGTGGCGGGACTCGAGGTCGGCGAAGAGTTCGGCGAGAGTGTCACCGCTGCCCTCGACGGCCTTGGCGCCGCCGGTGTAGGTGCGGAGGATGGTCGGGATGCGGACCTCGATGGCCATGGCGTGGGCTCCTGTCGGGAGGGTGGCGGGGGTGCGGGTGTGGCACAAGGGGCGCGCGGCTCCGCCCCCCGCGCGAGGGGTGGTGCTGTGGGTGCGCTCGGCCCGTAGAGCCGTGGGTCTGAACGTCAGAACGCGGCGCGGGCCGTACACATCGCGCTGGCGAGACGGCACAGGTCGACGTGCAGCCGCGCCACGAGCAGCACGGTGCTCGGCGTCCTGTCGCTCACGTCATGGGAAACCATGCGGTCATCGTATCGATTCCCTGTCCGTGCCCCGGAATGTGATCTCGCATCATGGACGCAATGCGCTCAGCATGTGGGCCGCACGAGCCGGCGGAGACGTACGAGGGACCGGGCCGGCGCTCAGTACGCCGCTACGACCTGGACCTCTTCCTCTGCCACCACGCCGTCCACGATGCGGAACGAACGGAACTGGAAGGGGCCGGCCTCATCGATGTCGGCGGTGGAGACCAGGACGTAGTGGGCGCCCGGCTCGTTGGCGTAGCTGATGTCCGTACGGGAGGGGTACGCCTCGGTCGCGGTGTGCGAGTGATAGATGATCACCGGCTCCTCGTCGCGGTCGTCGAGCTCCCGGTAGAGCTTCAGCAGGTCCACCGAGTCGAACTCGTAGAACGTGGGCGAGCGGGCCGCGTTCAGCATCGGGATGAAGCGCTCGGGACGGCCGGCGCCCTCGGGGCCCGCGACCATGCCGCAGGCCTCGTCGGGGTGGTCGGCGCGGGCGTGCGCGACGATCTGGTCGTACAGGGCCTCGGTGAGGGTCAGCATGCGGATCAGGATAAACAGAAGGGCCCACCCGTACCGAGGGGCGGTACGGGTGGGCCCGAATGCTGGACATCAGTCAGTGGCCACGCGGGCTTCAGCGCTTGATGAAGGCCGCGTTCCCGGGGTTGCGCTGCTTCAGCACCAGATACGAGACACCGAGGATCAGGGCCCACAGCGGCGCGCAGTACAGCGAGATCCGCGTGTCCTTGTCGACGCCCATCATCACGATGACCATGCCGATGAAGAGCAGCGCGAACCAGCTGGTCCACGGGGCGCCGGGCGCCTTGAAGGTGGACTGCGGCAGCTCGCCGCGGTCGGCCTTGGCGCGGTAGCGGATCTGGCAGACCAGGATCATGATCCAGGCCCACATACCGGAGATCGTGGCGAAGGAGACGACGTAGGTGAACGCGTCGCCGGGCCACTGGTAGTTGATCCAGACTCCGACCAGCATCAGCGCCGCGGAGACGGTGGTGCCGACCAGCGGAGTGCCGCTCTTCGTGAGCTTCGTGAAGAACTTGGGGCCCTGACCGTTGAGCGCGAGGTCGCGCAGCATCCGGCCGGTGGAGTACATACCTGAATTGCAGGAGGACAGCGCCGCGGTCAGCACGACGAAGTTGACGACGGCGGCACCGACACCCAGTCCCATCTTCTGGAAGGCGGCGACGAACGGCGAGACGCCCGGCTGGAACTCGTCCCAGGGCACCACCGAAAGGATCATGATCAGCGCGCCGACGTAGAAGACCGCGATACGCCACGGCACGGTGTTGATCGCCTTGGGCAGCGTCGTCTCCGGGTCCTTGGACTCGCCGGCGGTGACGCCGACCAGCTCGACCGCGAGGAAGGCGAACATCACGATCTGCAGGGTCATCAGCGTGCCGCCGATGCCCTTGGGGAAGAAGCCGCCGTCGGCCCAGAGGTGCGTGACGGACGCGGTGCCACCGGCGTCGGAGAAGCCGAGTGTGAGGATGCCGGCGCAGATGAGGATCATGCCGATGATGGCCGTGACCTTGACCATCGAGAACCAGAACTCCAGCTCGCCGAAGAGCTTCACGGAGATCAGGTTCACGGCGTACAGGATGATCGTGAAGACCAGCGCGGACAGCCATTGCGGGATGTCCCACCAGAACGTCATGTACTGGGCGGCCGCGGTGACCTCGGTGATTCCGGTGACGACCCAGAAGAGCCAGTACGTCCATCCGGTGACGAACCCCGCGAACGGGCCGACGAACTCACGGGCGTACTCGGAGAAGGAACCCGAGACGGGGCGGTACATGAGCAGCTCGCCCAGCGCCCGCATGATGAAGAAGATGACCAGGCCCGCGATGGCATAGGCCAGGATGAGGCTGGGTCCGGCCTTCGAGATGGCCTTGCCCGCGCCGAGGAAGAGGCCGGTACCGATGGCACCGCCGATCGCGATCATCTGGATCTGCCGGGCACCCAGTCCGCGCTGGTAGCCCTCGTCCGCGCCTGTCGCGGACCCCGCGGCCTCATTGCCGTCTTGCTTGCCGACCTGCACCGAGGTCATGGTGATGCGCCCTTTCTCCATGCTGATCCGCGCCCGCTGCGTCTGCCGCGCGGCTGCGGATCAGGTCCTGATCCCCCCGGATGTGGATGGAGTGCCACCGGCGATCAGCCGGCCCCAGCGCCCCCGGGGACATGGGTGGCGTCCCCTGGTGGTCGTGAAGATTTATCACGGTCGCAACACCGACCGGCCGTGGCGGCTGTGACACACGCCACAGGAAGAACCGGACAAAGATCCACCGGCACCGCAAACCATGCCGATGCGGTGACGGGATCGTTATCCGGATTTGAGTGTCCGTTGAGCGAACAACTCGAGGCGTCCGAGTGTCGGAGCCGGGGCGCCGGCGTCAGGCCATCAGGGTGTCGACGAGCGTCTCCTGGAGCGCTCCCAGCCAGAGATACGCCATCACCATCGGCTTGCGCGGATCGGAGTCCGGCAGCCGGTAGAGCTCGCCGCTCTCGTCCTCGTCGCTGACCTCGAGACGGGTGCCGATGGTGAGGCGCAGGTCGTTGAGCGCGCCGAGCCAGTGCAGACAGTCGTCCGGGGTGAGTTTGAGTACGGCACCGCCCTCGCCGGTGGCGGTCAGCGAGTCCAGGGTACGGACGACCGCGACCGCGTCGTCGCGCTTGCGGGAGCGCAGATCCGTCTCGGTGAAACGCCTGAACTCGGCCGAGGCCGCGCGCAGTTCCTCGTCCTCGACATCGGTGCCGGGACCGCCGTACGCCTCGGGGAAGAGGCGGGCGAGCGCCGGGTCGCTGGGCGGCTCGCTCGGCCCCTCGGCAAACAGCGCGGCCAGCGGGTCCTCGCCGTCGACCGGCTCGTCACCGGGTCCGATGAGCTCCAGGAGCTGTACGGCGAGCGAGCGCAGGATGGAGATCTCGACCTCGTCGAGCGGGACGGCCGCGCCGCCGCCCGGAACGGGCTCGAAGTGCCCGGCCATCAGGTGCGGTCCTGGGAGAGCGTCGCCCACAGCCCGTAGCCGTGCATCGCCTGCACGTCACGCTCCATCTCTTCGCGGCTGCCGCTGGAGACGACGGCCCGGCCCTTGTGGTGGACGTCGAGCATCAGCTTGTGCGCCTTGTCCTTGGAGTAGCCGAAGTAGGCCTGGAAGACATAGGTGACGTAGCTCATCAGATTGACCGGGTCATTGTGGACGAGCGTCACCCAGGGCACGTCGGGCTCGGGGACGGCGAAGGTCTCCTCCGCCGACTCGGGGCGTTCGATCTCTGTGGGAGCAACACTCACTCGGTCCATGCTGCCACCCGCAGGGGGGCATCGCACAAACGGGGCTTACATCTCGTCACTCTGACGAGATGTGCGGTAGCATCCTCGACGAGGCATCTTCCGGGGGCGCTGTATCCGACAGCGGCTCCGCCGCGGGCCGGACCGCGAACCGACCGGTCGGCGGCCCACGACGAAAGAGCGAGGTTGACCGTTGTGAACGCTGCGGACCTTGGGCTGCCGGTGGACGTACCGTCGACAGCGCTCTTCACCGATCAGTACGAGCTCACCATGCTCCAGGCGGCGCTGAGGTCCGGCACCGCGGACCGCCGCTCCGTCTTCGAGGTCTTCACCCGCCGGCTGCCCGACGGACGGCGCTACGGAGTGGTGGCGGGCACCGGCCGGGTACTGGATGCCGTCGAGAACTTCCGCTTCGACGCGGGCGTGCTGGACTTCCTGCGCGATCGGGGGATTGTCGATGAGTCGACAATCCAGTGGCTCGCCTCGTACCGCTTCGGCGGCGACATCTGGGGCTACCCGGAGGGCGAGGTGTACTTCCCCGGCTCACCGATCCTGCGGGTCGAG
This portion of the Streptomyces sp. NBC_01750 genome encodes:
- a CDS encoding DUF2017 domain-containing protein — translated: MAGHFEPVPGGGAAVPLDEVEISILRSLAVQLLELIGPGDEPVDGEDPLAALFAEGPSEPPSDPALARLFPEAYGGPGTDVEDEELRAASAEFRRFTETDLRSRKRDDAVAVVRTLDSLTATGEGGAVLKLTPDDCLHWLGALNDLRLTIGTRLEVSDEDESGELYRLPDSDPRKPMVMAYLWLGALQETLVDTLMA
- the clpS gene encoding ATP-dependent Clp protease adapter ClpS, translating into MDRVSVAPTEIERPESAEETFAVPEPDVPWVTLVHNDPVNLMSYVTYVFQAYFGYSKDKAHKLMLDVHHKGRAVVSSGSREEMERDVQAMHGYGLWATLSQDRT
- a CDS encoding putative leader peptide, with amino-acid sequence MVSHDVSDRTPSTVLLVARLHVDLCRLASAMCTARAAF
- a CDS encoding MoaD/ThiS family protein codes for the protein MAIEVRIPTILRTYTGGAKAVEGSGDTLAELFADLESRHNGIQERIVDGDQLRRFVNVYLNDEDVRFLDGISTKLTDGDSVTILPAVAGGMR
- a CDS encoding M67 family metallopeptidase, with the translated sequence MLTLTEALYDQIVAHARADHPDEACGMVAGPEGAGRPERFIPMLNAARSPTFYEFDSVDLLKLYRELDDRDEEPVIIYHSHTATEAYPSRTDISYANEPGAHYVLVSTADIDEAGPFQFRSFRIVDGVVAEEEVQVVAAY
- a CDS encoding PLP-dependent cysteine synthase family protein produces the protein MRYDSPLAAVGNTPLVRLPRLSPSGDVRIWAKLEDRNPTGSIKDRPALHMIEQAEKDGRLTPGCTILEPTSGNTGISLAMAAKLKGYRIVCVMPENTSEERRQLLAMWGAEIIPSPAAGGSNTAVRVAKELAAEHPDWVMLYQYGNPDNAGAHYATTGPEILADLPSITHFVAGLGTTGTLMGVGRYLREHVPGIRIVAAEPRYDDLVYGLRNLDEGFVPELYDASVLTTRFSVGSADAVTRTRELLQQEGIFAGVSTGAALHAAIGVGKKAVKAGEQADIVFVVADGGWKYLSTGVYTAETTEAAIETLQGQLWA
- a CDS encoding amino acid permease: MTSVQVGKQDGNEAAGSATGADEGYQRGLGARQIQMIAIGGAIGTGLFLGAGKAISKAGPSLILAYAIAGLVIFFIMRALGELLMYRPVSGSFSEYAREFVGPFAGFVTGWTYWLFWVVTGITEVTAAAQYMTFWWDIPQWLSALVFTIILYAVNLISVKLFGELEFWFSMVKVTAIIGMILICAGILTLGFSDAGGTASVTHLWADGGFFPKGIGGTLMTLQIVMFAFLAVELVGVTAGESKDPETTLPKAINTVPWRIAVFYVGALIMILSVVPWDEFQPGVSPFVAAFQKMGLGVGAAVVNFVVLTAALSSCNSGMYSTGRMLRDLALNGQGPKFFTKLTKSGTPLVGTTVSAALMLVGVWINYQWPGDAFTYVVSFATISGMWAWIMILVCQIRYRAKADRGELPQSTFKAPGAPWTSWFALLFIGMVIVMMGVDKDTRISLYCAPLWALILGVSYLVLKQRNPGNAAFIKR